A single region of the Plantactinospora soyae genome encodes:
- a CDS encoding lactate utilization protein B, whose amino-acid sequence MTGGTGNIVAPLPFPTAARRELADGQLRANLRRATHTIRDKRLRVVGEVPDWEALRRSGAAIKDDVLARMPELLEQFEAAAIAAGATVHWARDSTEACAVVTGLVQQTGSTEVVKVKSMATQEIGLNEALAEAGIAAVETDLAELIVQLADDTPSHILVPAIHYNRRQIRDIFASRMPGVDVASLTDEPAALAEAARRHLRAKFLSARVAISGANFAIAETGTLAVVESEGNGRMCLTLPETLISVVGVEKLLPTFRDLEVFLQLLPRSSTGERMNPYTSLWTGVTPGDGPQTLHIVLVDNGRTETLADPVGRQALRCIRCSACLNVCPVYERVGGHAYGSVYPGPIGAILSPQMTGPDAGANRTLPYASTLCGACFDACPVRIDIPQVLVHLRQRGVDARRGRPSAERTAMQAMSWVMRDRRRYAAALRAARRGSAPLRWVTGRRGQVRRLPWPLSAWTASRDAPLPAAETFRDWWAGRDRSTHGGGRS is encoded by the coding sequence ATGACCGGTGGTACGGGGAACATCGTCGCGCCGCTGCCGTTCCCGACGGCGGCCCGACGCGAGCTGGCCGACGGGCAGCTCCGGGCCAACCTGCGCCGGGCGACCCACACCATCCGGGACAAGCGGCTCCGGGTGGTCGGCGAGGTACCCGACTGGGAGGCGCTGCGGCGCTCCGGTGCGGCGATCAAGGACGACGTGCTGGCCCGGATGCCGGAACTGCTGGAACAGTTCGAGGCGGCCGCCATCGCGGCGGGCGCGACGGTGCACTGGGCCCGGGACTCGACCGAGGCGTGCGCGGTGGTCACCGGACTCGTCCAGCAGACCGGCAGCACCGAGGTGGTCAAGGTCAAGTCGATGGCCACCCAGGAGATCGGCCTCAACGAGGCACTCGCCGAGGCCGGCATCGCGGCGGTGGAGACCGACCTCGCCGAACTGATCGTGCAACTCGCCGACGACACCCCGTCGCACATCCTGGTGCCGGCGATCCACTACAACCGCCGGCAGATCCGGGACATCTTCGCCAGCCGGATGCCCGGAGTGGACGTCGCCTCGCTCACCGACGAACCGGCCGCACTCGCCGAGGCGGCCCGCCGGCACCTGCGGGCGAAGTTCCTCAGCGCCCGGGTGGCGATCTCCGGCGCCAACTTCGCGATCGCCGAGACCGGCACCCTCGCGGTCGTCGAGTCCGAGGGCAACGGACGGATGTGCCTCACCCTGCCGGAGACACTGATCTCCGTGGTCGGGGTGGAGAAGCTGCTGCCGACCTTCCGCGACCTGGAGGTCTTCCTGCAACTGCTGCCCCGCTCCTCGACCGGTGAGCGGATGAACCCGTACACGTCGTTGTGGACCGGGGTGACGCCGGGGGACGGGCCGCAGACCTTACACATCGTGCTGGTGGACAACGGTCGTACCGAGACGCTCGCCGATCCGGTCGGCCGGCAGGCGCTGCGCTGCATCCGCTGCTCGGCCTGCCTGAACGTGTGCCCGGTCTACGAACGAGTCGGCGGGCACGCGTACGGGTCGGTCTACCCGGGACCGATCGGCGCGATCCTGTCGCCGCAGATGACCGGCCCGGACGCCGGTGCCAACCGCACCCTGCCGTACGCCTCGACGCTCTGCGGCGCCTGCTTCGACGCCTGCCCGGTACGGATCGACATCCCGCAGGTCCTGGTCCACCTGCGCCAGCGCGGGGTGGATGCCCGCCGGGGCCGACCGTCGGCGGAACGCACCGCGATGCAGGCGATGTCCTGGGTGATGCGGGACCGTCGGCGGTACGCGGCGGCGCTGCGGGCCGCCCGCCGGGGCTCGGCCCCGCTCCGCTGGGTCACCGGGCGACGGGGACAGGTACGCCGACTGCCGTGGCCGCTGTCGGCCTGGACCGCGAGCCGGGACGCCCCGCTACCGGCCGCCGAGACGTTCCGGGACTGGTGGGCCGGCCGGGACCGGAGCACCCACGGAGGAGGACGATCGTGA
- a CDS encoding LutC/YkgG family protein encodes MTSASRTGGAAAGQGSARDEVLARIRAARPTEPVRVPRDYHTAPATGTPDAGQADRDRVELLIDRLVDYRATVRRCTPDGVTEALAELLGEVPTVVVPAGVPEGWLSAYPGGIRRDGDPDPLTVADLDAPGLAVLTGCAVAIAETGTLILDGGPDQGRRLLSLVPDHHLCVVRTDQVVGGLPEALARLADPTRPLTLVSGPSATSDIELDRVEGVHGPRRLEVLIVDG; translated from the coding sequence GTGACCTCTGCCAGCCGTACCGGCGGCGCGGCGGCGGGCCAGGGTTCCGCCCGGGACGAGGTGCTCGCCCGGATCCGGGCCGCCCGGCCGACCGAGCCGGTACGGGTCCCCCGCGACTACCACACCGCCCCGGCCACCGGTACGCCCGACGCCGGGCAGGCCGATCGGGACCGGGTGGAACTGCTGATCGACCGCCTGGTCGACTATCGGGCCACGGTACGACGCTGCACGCCGGACGGGGTGACCGAGGCGCTGGCCGAGCTGCTGGGCGAGGTGCCGACGGTCGTCGTACCGGCAGGGGTTCCGGAGGGTTGGCTGTCGGCGTACCCGGGTGGGATCCGCCGGGACGGTGACCCGGACCCGCTGACCGTGGCCGACCTCGACGCGCCGGGGCTAGCCGTGCTCACCGGCTGCGCGGTGGCGATCGCGGAGACCGGAACGCTGATCCTGGACGGCGGCCCGGACCAGGGGCGCCGGCTGCTGAGCCTGGTCCCCGACCACCACCTCTGCGTGGTACGCACCGACCAGGTGGTCGGCGGGCTGCCGGAGGCACTCGCCCGGCTCGCCGATCCCACCCGGCCACTCACCCTGGTCTCCGGGCCGTCGGCGACCAGCGACATCGAACTCGACCGGGTGGAGGGCGTGCACGGCCCTCGGCGGCTGGAGGTGCTGATCGTCGACGGCTGA
- a CDS encoding GTP-binding protein, translating into MDSGRSDQETARRRIPIALKILIAGGFGVGKTTLVGSVSEIRPLQTEEVLTDAGVGYDDLYGVEGKQTTTVAMDFGRITINEDLQVYLFGTPGQDRFWFLWDELAFGALGAVVLADTRRLADCFPSVDYFERRGIPFVVAVNCFDGAKRFGIDAVRTALDLDPEVPVVLFDARERQSGKVVLVALVEHVAQRRGERVTAG; encoded by the coding sequence ATGGACTCCGGGCGCTCTGACCAGGAGACGGCGAGACGGCGGATTCCGATCGCGCTGAAGATCCTGATCGCCGGTGGGTTCGGGGTCGGCAAGACGACCCTGGTCGGTTCGGTCAGCGAGATCCGTCCCCTGCAGACCGAGGAGGTGCTGACCGACGCCGGAGTCGGCTACGACGACCTGTACGGCGTGGAGGGCAAGCAGACCACCACGGTCGCGATGGACTTCGGCCGGATCACCATCAACGAGGATCTCCAGGTCTACCTGTTCGGCACCCCCGGGCAGGACCGCTTCTGGTTCCTCTGGGACGAGTTGGCGTTCGGCGCGCTCGGTGCGGTGGTGCTCGCCGACACCCGCCGGCTCGCCGACTGCTTCCCGTCGGTGGACTACTTCGAACGCCGGGGAATCCCGTTCGTGGTCGCGGTCAACTGCTTCGACGGCGCCAAACGATTCGGCATCGACGCGGTGCGTACCGCGCTCGACCTGGACCCGGAGGTGCCCGTCGTACTCTTCGACGCCCGGGAGCGGCAGTCCGGCAAGGTGGTGCTGGTCGCCCTCGTCGAGCATGTCGCGCAGCGGCGCGGCGAGCGGGTGACGGCCGGCTGA
- a CDS encoding DUF742 domain-containing protein, whose product MRSEAPGPHHDWLDDDAGPVVRPYTMTGGRVQPVAGGFDLMAFVVAGPPGNGGEQSPPQPEHQAIISMAQQPISVADLAADLNLPVGVVRVLLGDLLASDRISMYEPPASRQFPDDDILKAVVNGLRAL is encoded by the coding sequence ATGCGGAGTGAGGCGCCGGGGCCCCACCACGACTGGCTGGACGACGATGCCGGGCCGGTGGTTCGTCCGTACACGATGACCGGAGGTCGGGTCCAGCCGGTGGCGGGTGGATTCGACCTGATGGCCTTCGTGGTGGCCGGCCCACCCGGCAATGGCGGCGAGCAGTCGCCGCCACAGCCGGAGCATCAGGCGATCATCTCGATGGCACAGCAGCCGATCTCCGTGGCTGACCTGGCCGCGGACCTCAACCTGCCGGTGGGCGTGGTACGCGTGCTGCTCGGCGACCTGCTCGCCAGCGACCGGATCTCGATGTACGAGCCGCCCGCGTCGCGCCAGTTCCCAGACGACGACATTCTCAAGGCGGTGGTCAATGGACTCCGGGCGCTCTGA
- a CDS encoding roadblock/LC7 domain-containing protein, whose translation MVHTTRPGADLNWLLDDLVERVPSAQQAVLLSADGLLMAASQDLSQEGAEHMAAMAAGFQSLAKGASRHFEAGPVRQTVIEMESAFLFVTAAGQGACLAVLASAASDIGVIAYEMAMLVTRVGQNLTAASRSPRAPADAE comes from the coding sequence GTGGTGCACACGACGAGGCCGGGCGCGGATCTCAATTGGCTGCTCGACGATCTCGTGGAGCGCGTACCGTCCGCGCAGCAGGCCGTGCTGCTCTCGGCGGACGGGCTGCTGATGGCCGCCTCACAGGACCTGAGCCAGGAGGGCGCGGAGCACATGGCGGCGATGGCCGCCGGCTTCCAGAGCCTGGCGAAGGGGGCGAGCCGGCACTTCGAGGCCGGTCCGGTCCGACAGACCGTGATCGAGATGGAGTCGGCCTTCCTCTTCGTCACCGCCGCCGGCCAGGGCGCCTGCCTGGCGGTACTGGCCAGTGCCGCCTCCGACATCGGGGTCATCGCGTACGAGATGGCGATGCTGGTGACCCGGGTCGGGCAGAACCTGACGGCGGCGAGCCGATCACCGAGGGCGCCGGCAGATGCGGAGTGA
- a CDS encoding MFS transporter translates to MLNSSPRAAASLARRLTVTFYLYAFLDDFVLLYPVYALLFTDTGLSVGEISSLFVIWSVTGLLLEVPSGVWADAVSRRLLLAGAPLLGAVGFGLWVAAPSYWVFALGFVLWGARSALQSGASEALLYEELDRLGLADRYGRIIGRASTFGLLGTLLATAVATPVFASGGYPAVGVASVLASLLCAAVGLALPEHRAGTAVAAPAGGTGDDGSESSGYLSILRAGLAEARTDGSVRRALLFLPAMAAIWGALEEYMPLLAADVVAPSAVPLLVLLVWAGTMVGGLLTPVGQRLSTGRFAATIAFAAVVLAAGALSGRAGGFVLIAVAFCALQMASLVADVRLQESITGSTRATVTSLAGLGSEVVTLGVFGGYALASVFAGHGVIFAVFAVPYLVLAFGWRRVAGTGPDRSVRQPAAPAAKVS, encoded by the coding sequence ATGCTCAATTCCTCACCACGCGCGGCGGCGAGCCTCGCGCGGCGCTTGACCGTCACCTTCTACCTGTACGCGTTCCTGGACGACTTCGTCCTGCTCTACCCGGTGTACGCGTTGCTCTTCACCGACACCGGGCTCTCCGTCGGCGAGATCTCCTCGCTGTTCGTCATCTGGTCGGTGACCGGCCTCCTGCTGGAGGTGCCCTCCGGCGTCTGGGCCGACGCGGTGTCCCGACGGCTGCTGCTCGCCGGTGCGCCACTGCTCGGCGCCGTCGGGTTCGGACTGTGGGTCGCGGCGCCCTCGTACTGGGTCTTCGCGCTCGGGTTCGTGCTCTGGGGAGCCCGCAGCGCCCTCCAGTCCGGTGCCTCCGAGGCGTTGCTGTACGAGGAACTCGACCGACTCGGCCTGGCCGACCGGTACGGCCGGATCATCGGCCGGGCCAGCACGTTCGGCCTGCTCGGCACGCTGCTCGCCACCGCGGTCGCGACCCCGGTGTTCGCCAGCGGTGGCTATCCGGCGGTGGGCGTGGCAAGTGTGCTCGCCTCGCTGCTCTGCGCGGCGGTGGGCCTGGCGCTACCGGAACACCGGGCCGGGACGGCTGTGGCGGCGCCGGCCGGCGGGACCGGAGACGACGGGTCCGAGTCCTCGGGCTACCTGTCGATCCTGCGGGCCGGGCTCGCCGAGGCCAGGACCGACGGCTCCGTACGGCGGGCGCTGTTGTTCCTGCCGGCGATGGCCGCGATCTGGGGTGCGCTGGAGGAGTACATGCCACTGCTGGCCGCGGACGTCGTCGCGCCGTCGGCCGTACCGCTGCTGGTGCTGCTGGTCTGGGCGGGGACCATGGTCGGCGGTCTGCTGACCCCGGTCGGGCAGCGGTTGTCGACCGGCCGGTTCGCCGCGACGATCGCCTTCGCGGCCGTCGTACTGGCGGCCGGGGCGCTCAGTGGCCGGGCCGGGGGATTCGTGCTGATCGCGGTGGCGTTCTGCGCCCTCCAGATGGCGAGCCTGGTCGCCGACGTACGGCTTCAGGAGAGCATCACCGGGTCGACCCGGGCCACGGTCACCTCGCTGGCCGGGTTGGGCAGCGAGGTCGTCACGCTCGGTGTGTTCGGCGGCTACGCCCTCGCCTCGGTGTTCGCCGGACACGGTGTGATCTTCGCCGTGTTCGCCGTTCCGTACCTGGTACTCGCGTTCGGGTGGCGCCGGGTCGCGGGTACGGGTCCGGACCGGTCGGTCCGGCAACCGGCGGCACCGGCCGCGAAGGTGTCGTAG
- a CDS encoding sodium:solute symporter family protein produces the protein MDALDYVILALYFVTVLGVGIAARRAIRTSVDFFLSGRSLPAWVTGLAFVSANLGALEIIGMAANGAQYGLMTLHYYWIGAIPAMVFLGIVMMPFYYGSKVRSVPEYLRLRFNRPAHLLNALSFAIAQVLIAGVNLYALALIMQALLGWPLWTSIVVGALIVLAYITVGGLTSAIYNEVLQFFVILAGLIPITVIGLAKVGGVDGLWDAVRGSDLGEAGLHTWADTGGADNPLGASWIGIVFGLGFVLSFGYWTTNFAEVQRAISAKNMSAARRTPIIAAYPKMFIPLVTVIPGLIAVVTVKGLGAETGDLTYNNAIPLLMRDLLPTGVLGVAVTGLLASFMAGMAANVSGFNTVFTYDIWQAYVRRDRPDGYYLRVGRIATIAGVVVGIGTAFIAASFNNIMNYIQVLFSLFNAPLFATFIIGMFWKRMTAWAGFWSLLTGTAGALATYLLYEAGVLPFDSDLEESFWGSGIAFVLVAIVAAILTPFGPAKPDDELRGLVYGLGGTDAKGDMLAGDARWYRSPILLGGIAVVLAALFYLPVL, from the coding sequence ATGGATGCGCTGGACTACGTGATCCTGGCGCTGTACTTCGTCACCGTTCTCGGAGTCGGAATCGCGGCCCGCCGCGCCATCCGGACCAGCGTCGACTTCTTCCTCTCCGGGCGGTCGTTGCCGGCCTGGGTGACCGGACTCGCCTTCGTCTCGGCCAACCTCGGGGCGTTGGAGATCATCGGCATGGCCGCCAACGGCGCCCAGTACGGCCTGATGACCCTGCACTACTACTGGATCGGCGCCATCCCGGCGATGGTCTTCCTCGGCATCGTGATGATGCCCTTCTACTACGGCTCCAAGGTACGCAGCGTGCCGGAGTACCTACGACTGCGCTTCAACCGGCCCGCCCACCTGCTCAACGCGCTCAGCTTCGCGATCGCCCAGGTGCTGATCGCCGGGGTCAACCTCTACGCGCTCGCACTGATCATGCAGGCCCTGCTCGGTTGGCCGCTCTGGACGTCCATCGTGGTCGGTGCGCTGATCGTGCTGGCGTACATCACGGTCGGCGGGCTCACCTCGGCGATCTACAACGAGGTGTTGCAGTTCTTCGTGATCCTCGCCGGCCTGATCCCGATCACCGTCATCGGACTGGCCAAGGTCGGTGGGGTGGACGGGCTCTGGGACGCGGTCCGCGGCTCCGACCTGGGCGAGGCGGGCCTGCACACCTGGGCCGACACCGGCGGCGCCGACAATCCGCTGGGCGCGAGCTGGATCGGCATCGTCTTCGGCCTCGGTTTCGTCCTCTCGTTCGGCTACTGGACGACCAACTTCGCCGAGGTCCAGCGGGCGATCTCGGCGAAGAACATGAGCGCCGCGCGCCGTACGCCGATCATCGCCGCGTACCCGAAGATGTTCATCCCGCTGGTCACCGTCATCCCCGGCCTGATCGCGGTGGTGACCGTCAAGGGCCTGGGCGCCGAGACCGGCGACCTGACCTACAACAACGCGATTCCACTGCTCATGCGGGACCTGCTGCCGACCGGGGTGCTCGGGGTGGCGGTGACCGGCCTGCTGGCGTCCTTCATGGCCGGAATGGCGGCCAACGTCAGTGGCTTCAACACCGTCTTCACCTACGACATCTGGCAGGCGTACGTCCGGCGCGACCGGCCGGACGGGTACTACCTGCGGGTCGGTCGGATCGCCACCATCGCCGGGGTGGTGGTCGGGATCGGCACGGCGTTCATCGCCGCCAGCTTCAACAACATCATGAACTACATCCAGGTGCTCTTCTCGCTGTTCAACGCGCCGCTCTTCGCCACCTTCATCATCGGGATGTTCTGGAAGCGGATGACCGCCTGGGCCGGCTTCTGGTCGCTGTTGACCGGCACCGCCGGGGCACTGGCCACCTACCTGCTGTACGAGGCCGGTGTGCTGCCGTTCGACTCCGACCTGGAGGAGAGCTTCTGGGGCTCCGGGATCGCGTTCGTCCTGGTCGCGATCGTCGCCGCGATCCTCACCCCGTTCGGCCCAGCCAAGCCGGACGACGAGCTGCGTGGCCTGGTCTACGGGCTGGGCGGCACGGACGCCAAGGGCGACATGCTGGCCGGCGACGCCCGCTGGTACCGCTCGCCGATCCTGCTCGGCGGGATCGCGGTGGTCCTGGCCGCACTGTTCTACCTGCCGGTGCTGTGA
- a CDS encoding glycoside hydrolase family 6 protein: MNLRTRMSARQKVVALAGASTLVAAGLVTLPATSAYAAPGCSVTYGSNQWQGGFSANITIRNVGDAINGWTLRFTFPNSGQRVTQGWSANWTQSGSQVTATNLSYNGNLATGASTGIGFNGSWSGSNPAPTSFSINGVNCNGTAPTTPPTTGPTTGPTTGPTTPPTGGPGPSARVNNPYQGSRGYVNPEWKAKAESVSGGNRISNNPTGVWIDRIAAIEGDPDSSSNGPMGVRDHLDEALAQGAGYIQFVIYNLPGRDCAALASNGELQATELPRYKTAYIDPIAAILDDAAYSSLRIITIIEIDSLPNLVTNVAPRETATANCDTMKANGNYVKGVGYALSKLGAIPNVYNYIDAGHHGWIGWDDNFRASAQIFAEASRAEGSTQANVHGFIANTANYSATLEPYLNVTEANRLSTWIDYNRYVDEQRFAQALRTELVGQGFDSNIGMLIDTSRNGWGGSARPTGAVTSGDVNQQVNGSRIDRRIHLGNWCNQSGAGLGERPRAAPATGIDAYVWIKPPGESDGSSTLIENEEGKGFDRMCDPTYGGNPRNNNNMSGALSGAPISGAWFPAQLTQLMQNAYPAL; encoded by the coding sequence ATGAATTTACGGACTAGAATGTCCGCTCGGCAGAAGGTCGTGGCGTTGGCCGGCGCGAGCACCCTCGTGGCCGCCGGCCTGGTCACCCTCCCAGCGACATCGGCGTACGCCGCCCCCGGGTGTAGCGTCACGTACGGCAGCAACCAGTGGCAGGGTGGCTTCAGCGCCAACATCACCATCCGGAACGTCGGTGACGCGATCAACGGCTGGACCCTCCGCTTCACCTTCCCGAACAGCGGCCAGCGGGTGACCCAGGGCTGGTCGGCCAACTGGACCCAGTCCGGCAGCCAGGTGACCGCGACGAACCTGTCGTACAACGGCAACCTCGCCACCGGCGCCTCCACCGGCATCGGCTTCAACGGCTCGTGGAGTGGCAGCAACCCGGCGCCGACCTCCTTCAGCATCAACGGGGTCAACTGCAACGGGACCGCACCGACCACGCCGCCGACCACCGGGCCGACGACGGGACCGACCACGGGACCGACCACGCCGCCGACCGGTGGACCCGGCCCCAGCGCCCGGGTCAACAACCCGTACCAGGGTTCCCGGGGTTACGTGAACCCGGAGTGGAAGGCCAAGGCGGAGAGCGTCTCCGGCGGCAACCGGATCTCCAACAACCCGACCGGTGTCTGGATCGACCGGATCGCCGCGATCGAGGGCGACCCGGACAGCAGCTCGAACGGCCCGATGGGCGTTCGGGACCACCTGGACGAGGCTCTCGCGCAGGGTGCCGGCTACATCCAGTTCGTCATCTACAACCTGCCCGGCCGGGACTGTGCCGCGCTGGCCTCCAACGGTGAACTCCAGGCGACCGAGCTCCCCAGGTACAAGACGGCGTACATCGACCCGATCGCCGCGATCCTGGACGACGCCGCGTACAGCAGCCTGCGGATCATCACCATCATCGAGATCGACTCGCTGCCGAACCTGGTGACCAACGTCGCCCCGCGTGAGACGGCGACCGCGAACTGCGACACGATGAAGGCCAACGGCAACTACGTCAAGGGTGTCGGTTACGCCCTGTCGAAGCTCGGTGCGATCCCGAACGTCTACAACTACATCGACGCCGGCCACCACGGCTGGATCGGGTGGGACGACAACTTCCGGGCGTCGGCGCAGATCTTCGCCGAGGCCTCCCGGGCCGAGGGCAGCACCCAGGCCAACGTGCACGGCTTCATCGCCAACACCGCCAACTACTCGGCCACCTTGGAGCCCTACCTCAACGTGACCGAGGCGAACCGGCTGTCGACCTGGATCGACTACAACCGGTACGTGGACGAGCAGCGATTCGCCCAGGCACTCCGTACGGAGCTGGTCGGGCAGGGCTTCGACTCCAACATCGGCATGCTGATCGACACCTCCCGGAACGGTTGGGGCGGCTCGGCCCGGCCGACCGGTGCGGTCACCTCGGGTGACGTCAACCAGCAGGTGAACGGCTCCCGCATCGACCGCCGGATCCACCTCGGCAACTGGTGCAACCAGAGCGGTGCCGGTCTTGGCGAGCGGCCCCGTGCGGCGCCCGCCACCGGAATCGACGCGTACGTCTGGATCAAGCCTCCGGGCGAGTCGGACGGCTCCAGCACCCTCATCGAGAACGAAGAGGGCAAGGGCTTCGACCGGATGTGTGACCCGACCTACGGCGGCAACCCGCGTAACAACAACAACATGAGTGGCGCGTTGTCCGGTGCTCCGATCTCCGGTGCCTGGTTCCCCGCCCAGCTCACCCAGCTCATGCAGAACGCCTACCCGGCGCTCTGA
- a CDS encoding class F sortase yields the protein MNRTPDSAVGGAGGRHGGPWRAAGISLVALLALVGAGLIGAALNAPEPTAPPQPSAAAAPQGSDDEPTTTDAPPSGSASSSTPPPPGWELPDVAAATPGPAPTTTSLDRSEPTRIAIPKISVGATIMPLGITTEGMVQVPPLAKAQLAGWYQLGPTPGEVGNAVIVGHVDSKEIGPAVFFRLGALLPGDTIEVTRKDGRIATFVVEGVKSYPKTAFPTDLVYGPTDVPGLRLITCGGDFDERIGSYPDNIVAFARLAT from the coding sequence ATGAATCGCACGCCTGACTCGGCGGTGGGCGGGGCCGGCGGCCGTCACGGGGGACCGTGGCGCGCCGCCGGCATCAGCCTGGTCGCCCTGCTGGCGCTGGTCGGCGCCGGCCTGATCGGCGCCGCCCTGAACGCCCCGGAACCGACGGCCCCGCCGCAGCCCAGCGCCGCCGCCGCACCGCAGGGCTCCGACGACGAACCCACCACCACCGACGCACCGCCGAGCGGATCGGCCTCCTCGTCAACGCCTCCGCCGCCCGGTTGGGAACTTCCCGACGTCGCCGCGGCGACACCCGGGCCGGCACCGACCACGACGTCGCTGGACCGGTCCGAACCGACCAGAATCGCCATTCCGAAGATCAGCGTCGGTGCGACGATCATGCCCCTCGGCATCACGACCGAGGGCATGGTGCAGGTGCCCCCACTGGCGAAGGCGCAACTCGCCGGGTGGTACCAACTCGGTCCGACGCCCGGGGAGGTCGGCAACGCCGTGATCGTCGGCCACGTCGACTCGAAGGAGATCGGCCCGGCGGTCTTCTTCCGGCTGGGTGCCCTGCTTCCCGGCGACACGATCGAGGTGACCCGCAAGGACGGCAGGATCGCCACCTTCGTCGTCGAGGGCGTGAAGTCGTACCCGAAGACCGCGTTCCCGACGGACCTCGTCTACGGCCCGACCGACGTACCGGGGCTCCGGCTGATCACCTGCGGCGGCGACTTCGACGAGCGGATCGGCTCCTATCCCGACAACATCGTCGCCTTCGCCAGGCTTGCCACCTGA
- a CDS encoding class F sortase — protein sequence MPTRSASGRHGKPWRAAGGVLVALLALSGAALVGTGLNPAPAQPPQPADVEPEVYPEPDWAAEPAPQWESASPTPSTTAAPTGTPPSARASTTPAPVGMPRSEPTKITIPRIKVDAKIMSVGLNGDGTVQVPSLKQARLAGWYKVGASPGEIGNAVIVGHVDSAAIGPAVFFKLGALTRGDEVRVTRKDGKVARFRVDTVKSYPKTSFPSEVVYGTADTAKLQVVTCGGRFDKKEGSYTNNIVVSASRIP from the coding sequence GTGCCGACCAGGAGCGCCAGCGGCCGGCACGGGAAACCGTGGCGTGCCGCTGGCGGCGTCCTGGTCGCACTGCTCGCCCTCAGCGGAGCCGCCCTCGTCGGCACCGGCCTCAATCCGGCACCGGCACAGCCGCCGCAGCCCGCCGACGTCGAGCCCGAGGTGTACCCGGAGCCGGACTGGGCGGCCGAGCCGGCACCGCAGTGGGAGTCCGCGTCGCCGACCCCGTCGACAACCGCCGCTCCGACCGGTACGCCGCCGAGCGCCCGGGCGTCGACCACACCCGCGCCGGTGGGGATGCCGCGATCGGAACCGACGAAGATCACGATTCCGAGGATCAAGGTGGACGCGAAGATCATGTCGGTGGGGCTGAACGGCGACGGCACCGTGCAGGTGCCCTCGCTCAAGCAGGCTCGGCTCGCCGGCTGGTACAAGGTCGGTGCGAGCCCCGGCGAGATCGGCAACGCGGTCATCGTCGGACACGTCGACTCGGCCGCGATCGGACCGGCGGTCTTCTTCAAGCTCGGCGCGCTCACCCGGGGCGACGAGGTACGGGTGACCCGGAAGGACGGCAAGGTCGCCCGGTTCCGGGTCGACACCGTGAAGTCGTACCCGAAGACGTCGTTCCCGTCCGAGGTGGTCTACGGCACCGCGGACACCGCCAAGCTCCAGGTGGTGACCTGCGGTGGAAGGTTCGACAAGAAGGAAGGCAGCTACACCAACAACATCGTGGTGTCGGCGAGCCGGATCCCGTGA